In Rosa rugosa chromosome 4, drRosRugo1.1, whole genome shotgun sequence, the genomic stretch TTTCCTCCGGTCACCATAGGACACGATTCGAATTGGGGTTTCTTCGCCTCAACCttctctacacgtctgtggaagcCATCGAGCATGGGACGGACTGTGGTGGGACGAAATCTCCCTCCTTGGTTCTCCGTCCTCCAGCCACCATAGCCAGAGATTCTTGAGGGGTTTTGTAGCCCAGAGGCTGGGGAAGGATTCTCCCAAGGTAGCTCGCAACGATTTGACGCGTCAAGGACGAATCGAAGATTTGaagatctagggtttcaatcggcccgatttgttctaaggtaaaattcgatcaatTGTTTAGGAAGTTTGGCCAAATTCTGACTTTTGGCCGGCTGCGGCGCCACCActggggtggtgttttccggccacctcaggaaCAGTTTATGTCCCACTTTTCAATCTACACATCGATACGATCGTATCGATGTACAATGCATAATTTCTGGAGATCacatgattaagttatgaattttagcgttttagggttttcggttcgattgGTTTTCGATCCGGGAGGATCCGGCCATCCGATCGAATTGtaattttgatatattgatcgtataagtattccagAGACCTCGGCtagtctcggatgaagtttcgcctcaatTGGCATTACTTTCGAGATTTTAGGGAAAATGGGAGTTCGAAATATAATCGTTTTCGATTCGCgtactaagttaagatcgtattgtACTTAGGTGACTGAAGGAGCGTATTCAATACATTAtctgctgtaagagaagacgcagcaggattcagaggtgagtaaatctcacgtggttcatttacgaaccgagttatttaattgtcggaattgattgataattgtaaatcgttttcgaaaacaaagatttgtttgaaataatatgaactcgatcgactacggttcatagggctacggctcacaggtaagaaaatgaatttaagtataaaatgaatttcttggttttgatACATATGaattatagttggtattagtggtcatttatgcgtgaatgactacgtatatatatatttacgtggaatatatatgttggatggtgtgacattgttGAAGTAATGATTGtgagttgattgaattgttatttcgagcatttctcttatgagcatacaattatcatgatgtgTTAATTATTATGTAAAAGTGTGTTTTGCTTGAGGAAAGTATTTGAGTCAAGTGGGCTTTCAAATGTTCGATCTAAGGACCTTTTATCACATTGGTGATCGAGGCAATTATATTGTATActtgaacctcggccgaggtgacaggttacaattcagttagagctctagtctgtctgccaatgtactgcttgggggataacttcgCGTTATCGTGCTCTTGGGTACAttatactgcttgggggataactttgtgttatcgTGCTCTTGAGTGCAAGTTTGTAAAAGAATGTTTCGTGTGATCCTTTCATTTATTGTCCATGAGGGACTTGAATCATTATTTATTGTAGTGTTGATTTGTATAACTTGATTGATTCATGATTTGGGGAAATTATTCAGCATGTGGGATTCATGtctttttatttgaatttactcatacgagcttcaaaAGCATACTGGGTTGTTGTTTGCAATCCaagtgcactattccatggtgtagcggttattcctgcaggtcaggaccaCCAGGGCTGAGTTCGAGGCGTAGTTGCAGCAGTTTAGGTTATTAACCTATTTTTGTTATTAACTGCTGTTTGTATTATGCTCATAGTGttatttcaaagcggagctctgcTCATAGTGTTATTAACTGCTGTTTGTATTATGCTCCgctttgatgatcgttaaggcattgataactgccttaaagctagtacggttcaggttgacagattcagtccgtccattggtttaagcgagttagataccgtaacgatcatcaatttggctgaaaatttgcagagatgatctatacactagtacctaaaaactgaacagtcgagatgtggatttgcgaccgaaaagtgacccaaaactcgaacttcacacgttaatttcaaagcggagctccgctctggataggatctgtatatatatatatatatatatatatatatatatatatatatatatatatttcaaattaaattgtaatttttggtTCAGTTAAATGTAAATGAATGTATGATATAGTTGGTGTAGGTGCCCGTAAGCAAATGAATGAAATTGTCGAATCCAATTTGAGGAGGACATAATTCCTAAACATATAGCAATGAGAGAGCATCCCAAATAACAAGGGTTGTCAATCCATCATAGTGGTTGGGCAATACCTTTTTCTTTAAAATGGTAACGTAGCGAAAAGCTACAGATAATGCAGTGCCACAAAATAGTTAAACCAGATTTCccattatgattttttttattcttttttccaTCTCTTATGATTTTTCATACTCTCAAAGAAAGTCTAAGTGGATTGTTCTACTTATCTTATAGAGTGAACGTTTTGTACTCTATTAATTTCTCAGTCCCTCTAGTTGGGTGGGCTCCAGTCGGTCTTTTGACCAGATATCCCCTTTCGGTACCTTTGGCGCCTCAATCAAACTTCCGTTTCCGGCCTTCGCCTATCGTATGTATCTACTTGGCTTCGTCCAGAACCAAGGGGGCATTCTGATGAGCGCATGCGTGTAGGAATTTCCTGCTTGGAAACATGCCATTGGCTGCAATTTCCACGCCATTTCCCTTATTTCAACTTGACGTGAAGAATGCCTTTCAACAAGGGGGATCCGCAAGAACAATTGTTGTTGACCAGAACTAATCGGTATGACACTACATTTCATCTTGCCATTAGGAGGTGGTGTCCATTTGATCATGCAAAAGAGTACTTGCCGCCGGCGCCTCTTTCTTTTTGTGCTTAATTTGAACTTTTCCTTTCATATATAACAATATTAATGACTCCATGATTGAAGCATTACACATATTCTATTCTTTAATTAAATCtcaaataaaattatatagAGAAGTAAAGTACTAGCTAGATAGAACGATCCATATAACTCGCTATGTATAAAATACATTATTGTTTTAGATAGAGATCTCAAACAGAATCATAGAGAAGTAAAGTACCAGCCAGAAAGATCCATACAACTCGCTAGTATGGTATACATTATTGTTTAAGATAGAGATGGATGCATGTGAAAGCATCAACGTACATACAATAGACTTGCGAGCTAGACTAACTAATTGTTCCGTCACATAAATTAAAATGACTTTTGATTTTCACAGTCTAAATTTGGTCCTGTTTGAACACCAAACAGACTAGCATATCTTTTGAAATAACCAATTCGATCATTCACTCGTGCATCGCTGCCTATTCCACACTCAAGTCCACCGTTGATGATGTTCGTCACCATCCCGAATCCGACAGTCCTATTAGCAGCCATGTCAGCTTGCGTGAGCACATATCGACCCACCATGACATCGTGACAAGAGGGCTTTGGCTTTTGCTCAGTCATCCAGAACCATATAGCTGTTTTGAAAGCTATTAAGGAACTGTTTGCTACTACTTCTGGATTTTTTAGTCCATCAAACCTTAATGCCTTGCCTGCCTGACCATAATTATAGTTCCTGCCCAAGATTTTAActcaaaaaaattaattggagGAATCATAGATTAATTTGACAAGTTTAGGTTAAGCTTACCATAAATTGGGTCGATGTTATGTTGAACAACATCCATTTCTCATTACTATTTGCACTAATCGATAGTTGAATCAATTAAGCTTACCAAGATAGTTGAATTGGTCCTCTTCCTTTGTAAGATTTTCCAGGATAGCATGGCCACTCCTTGTTGGTGCTGTCGCAATAGTTGCTTCCCGGATTGACTTCCTCTTTAAAGCACAAACCCCAAGAGTATGGTCCGTCGGGCGCTGTAGCCCACCCGCCTGTGGTCTCGTGAGAGATCTGAGCAAGAAATGCTGCAATTTCACGCTTTCGAGTGGCTAGACTTCCGGTGGTGCCGAATCTCGGAAAGTATTTGGTTGCCTCGATGAAGGAGCGATAGGTGTAGAAATCATTTGCAGGGCATGCTGTGTCGTCCTTGTGTAGAAACAAGTTGTTGTAAAGCTTTTTGTTGATCAAAGTAGATACTGGATGAGCCTCAACTTCCCATGGTGAGatggagaaaagaaagatggtagtgaggaagaagaagaagaaggctgaAGATAACAGCAAGACCGTAGCCATGGATTTAGGAGTTGTCGGTGATGATAGTTTGTCTTAATTGATTGAATATATACAAGAGGAAACTAATATAGCCCTTCTGTCATAAGTACGTGCCGCCGGCCAATTATATTATGGATTTAGTTTTTGTAAGACAATGAAGCAGCAGACACGGTATAAAGAGGAAGAGTATCTTCCTCATGTAATTTAAAGACTTGTTAATTGATCGAGTCTCATGTAGATGGCTAAAGACTTGGCATTAGTGTTAgtgcggaaaaaaaaaattcagaagaaTATCTTCTCACCTACTCTGTTAATTGGAGTAGGAGTGAAGAAGTCTTGTTAGAAGGCTGCTCTGGAAAAGTGGTTTAAGATGTGATCAGTTTGCGATGAAGAACAAATTTGTAACTTGGGTTTACAAgtaataaaccctaaaaagataaatctggagtccaccagagaatttgagaaaaaactctcattttattaaatttgatatgataaactgaTTCTAATACAAAGcatgatggtgcttatataggcattCAAGACCTAAAATTATAATCTAAtaagaaatcctaaagaatccaaatttaaaaggaattaagaacctaaaataaaaagaatcctaaaacaaatgaaaaaaactagcttaaaaatattaaatcccgaatcggataattaaaacgacacATTTTGGCTTAAATCTGTTAGGGCTCaataaagtgagtcttgaagatctcgtcgttcccattctggaaaggtatcatgtgTTTCAAATGGACATTCTGGTCAAAAGTTGATCAAGTTTGATTCACAATCAAAACCTGatttttcgcacgagaaacctgaaaagttaaaaaccaaatcttcttcaaTATTTCAGTGGCTAGTAATTAACctcattacgcgtgagttacctattttccaatcattATTCTTGACTCTTACGCCACTTATTTGCTTTTATGATTTTTCAACTAAATTGGactcattctcgtcctacatcagggCGGGTCCCTGCAAAAAATTCTTTGGTGCCTAAATCAATTTGTGCTTGAGATGCATGTAGTAAGTGAAATTAGATGTGATTGCTTACCTCAATTCTTTACTCCACCAAGTATTTAAAGGTGAGCTTGAGCATATATCTTTGTTAGTACACATAATGGTATGTAGCTCTCGCAAGTCACAAATTAATGGATCCACAACCCCTACCCTTAAGACAATAAGGATAGAGTCGTTGTCTCGTTTCATTGTGGGTTAGTGGGACTGGCTAGTTCGTCTTTGACCTGATTGCATTCAAGTAGCTCTGCCCTCAAGGAGTTTTGTTGATACTTGAGAGATTCTTCTCCGACTTATATCGAGGGGAAACCCACTATAATTTTAACGAACCCCACAATTAGCAAGTTGACACAACCACTTACTTCTCAAAGTGGGAATGTCAACAATTTGCACATACGTCCGGGGGAAACTAAGAAGATTGTGGAACACGCTTGCATAGCTGCGTGATTGCAACCCACTTCATTTTAGTTGACTTTTGGACTTCTTTTTTGACATATTTTTACAACACTTTATTACTGCATGTACGTACGGCATAGTAAAAATCCTTAAAGAATTCATATGACTTAagtgtaaaatagtaaaaatcttaaaattatatatatatagcgcttctccactgcggacgtccgcagtttttcttaggtatgGATTTgaggttttgacccacttttcgatcatattttcacatcttaaccattca encodes the following:
- the LOC133745225 gene encoding chitinase 10-like, which encodes MATVLLLSSAFFFFFLTTIFLFSISPWEVEAHPVSTLINKKLYNNLFLHKDDTACPANDFYTYRSFIEATKYFPRFGTTGSLATRKREIAAFLAQISHETTGGWATAPDGPYSWGLCFKEEVNPGSNYCDSTNKEWPCYPGKSYKGRGPIQLSWNYNYGQAGKALRFDGLKNPEVVANSSLIAFKTAIWFWMTEQKPKPSCHDVMVGRYVLTQADMAANRTVGFGMVTNIINGGLECGIGSDARVNDRIGYFKRYASLFGVQTGPNLDCENQKSF